The Pantanalinema sp. sequence ACAGCCCCTCCATCCCGTGATCGCTCACGACGGCGAGGACGCCGCGATCGCCCGCCACCTCGCGAGCCGCGCCCAGGAACTCGTCCACGTACCCCGCGACGGTCTCCATGTAGCTCCAGAGTCGGGGGCCGACGTCGGGGCGGTAGGCGGCGCTGCTGCTGTCGGCGAGCCCGTACCACATGTGCTCGATGCTGTCGGGATAGGGGACGTAGTTGACGATGAGGTCCCAGGGATAGGTCCGGGCGCCGTGGCGCAGCTTCGCGATGCGGCTCTCCATGGCCAGCCGGATGGTCTCGAGCAGGCGCTCCTCGGCAAGCCCCGTGCCGCCGTCGATCAAGGTGGGGCCGAGCTTGCCATAGGCGTAGAGGTCTTCGGCTCCCTTCGGCACGAAGCCCCCGGTGGCACGGGCCCAGTCCGCCGCGAGCTCGGGTCGGTTGCTGTTGTCCATGGCGAGCGCGGTGCGGTAAAGGAGCAAGGAAGCGCCGTTGGGGGCGAGCTCGAAGAGGCGGAAGCGCACCGTGGGGGTCACGTCACCCACGCTCACGGGGATGGGCAGGCTGAACTGCTCGGTGGATCCGGGATGGGGCGCTCCGGCCTTGACGAGCACCGCTCCGCGCGCGCTCTCCTTGCTGGGGCGGATCTGCATGGTGTCGTAGCCCTGGATCGGATCGGCCGGGTCGTTGTAGATCAGGCCGTAGAGCGTCGCGGGCCCCACCGGCAGCACGACCTCGTAGGGCGCCTCGCGGCTCGCGGGCAGATCCTTCCAGCCGGAGGCGGGCTTGAAAGAGGCCGTCGAGCTGAGGATCCACTCGGGCGAAACCTTGCCGGTGTAGCCGTCGAAGAGGGTCATGCGATCGGCGCTGGCTCCGCCGAAGCGCCCCTTGGGACCGTAGGTCTCGAAGGGCGTCAGGTGGGTGGCCTGGACCGCCAGGGTGCGCTTGCCCGCGCGCGCGGCCGTGACCCAGAGGGGCTCGGCCAGAAGCGCGGTGCTCTCGAAGCCACGCTGGTGCTCGAGGATGGTGTGCTCGCTTTCGGGCTGCAGGGGGATCTCGTTGCCCGTGATGCCGCTGACGTTGCCGTAGGCGCCCGTCCAGAGCGAGGCATGGCCTGCTGCCGTCTTGCTGGGGTAGTTGGTGAGGGCGTAATCCGCCTGGACGCCGCTTCGCTTGATCTTCTCGAGGTTCGGCATCTTGCCCGCGGCCACCAGCTTCTCGAGGAAGCGCTCGCCGCCTCCGTCGAGGGATACGAGCACGACCCTGGCGGGCTCGGCGGCCTGGGCCGGGATCGTGCCGGCGAGCGCCAGCCAGACGGCGAAAAAGGGAACGAGCGAGCGGCGCATGATGGTCCTCCTGGTCGGTGCGTTGCGATTCTAGCACTTCCTTGCGGGCTTAAGTAGCGCGCGTTACAGTGAGGGGGCGGCTCTTGCGCGACGGAGGTTCCTTTGCACACACCCATCGAAGTGGTCGGCGCCATCATCCGGCGCGGCGATCGCGTCCTCATTGCCCAGCGCCCGCCCGGCAAGCACGAGGCCCTCCTTTGGGAGTTCCCGGGGGGCAAGGTGGAGCCCGGCGAGTCGCCCGAGGCATGCCTCGCTCGCGAGATCCGCGAGGAGCTCGACGCCGAGATCGCGGTCGGCGCGTATTTCGGGGACGTCCTGCACGACTACGGCGGCCGCCGCATCCACCTGACATGCTACTGGGCCACCCTCACGGGGAGTGAACCCCGGGCGATCGAGTGCCACGCGCTCGCATGGGTGAGCGCCTCGGAGCTCGGCGAATACGCCTTCGCGCCGGCCGATGTCCCTCTGGTCGCGCGCCTCGGGGTGATCCTCGGCTGAGCCGTTTCAACCCTCCGTGGGGTGGTATGATGGTGCGCGACGAATCGTCGCCGCATCACGACGGAGGGTCATCATGACGACGGACATCACCAGCCTCCTGCAGGAAGACCGGCGCTTCGAGCCGAGCGAATCCTTCAGCGAAAGCGCGCACATCGGGTCCATGGAGCAGTACCTGGCCCTCGTCGCCAAGGCCGAGGCCGACCCCGAGGGGTACTGGGCCGAGCACGCCCAGCGCGAGCTT is a genomic window containing:
- a CDS encoding alkaline phosphatase family protein gives rise to the protein MRRSLVPFFAVWLALAGTIPAQAAEPARVVLVSLDGGGERFLEKLVAAGKMPNLEKIKRSGVQADYALTNYPSKTAAGHASLWTGAYGNVSGITGNEIPLQPESEHTILEHQRGFESTALLAEPLWVTAARAGKRTLAVQATHLTPFETYGPKGRFGGASADRMTLFDGYTGKVSPEWILSSTASFKPASGWKDLPASREAPYEVVLPVGPATLYGLIYNDPADPIQGYDTMQIRPSKESARGAVLVKAGAPHPGSTEQFSLPIPVSVGDVTPTVRFRLFELAPNGASLLLYRTALAMDNSNRPELAADWARATGGFVPKGAEDLYAYGKLGPTLIDGGTGLAEERLLETIRLAMESRIAKLRHGARTYPWDLIVNYVPYPDSIEHMWYGLADSSSAAYRPDVGPRLWSYMETVAGYVDEFLGAAREVAGDRGVLAVVSDHGMEGLSRDFLPNVALRKAGLLAVDSEGKVDLSRTKAMYAPSDGAYVVINSVRRKGGIVKPGEEPDVLAQVITTLRGVRDPKTNRPIVTGFYPTSEADPALGLGGPNGGELYLDLMPGLYFSAAHQGDSLFVDRHPFASGGHVFNPSRGSMHAVCYLVGAGVKKGVVLPPIRTIDVAPTLAKLMGIPAPAQAQGRILTEALSN
- a CDS encoding (deoxy)nucleoside triphosphate pyrophosphohydrolase — translated: MHTPIEVVGAIIRRGDRVLIAQRPPGKHEALLWEFPGGKVEPGESPEACLAREIREELDAEIAVGAYFGDVLHDYGGRRIHLTCYWATLTGSEPRAIECHALAWVSASELGEYAFAPADVPLVARLGVILG